From Salvia splendens isolate huo1 chromosome 16, SspV2, whole genome shotgun sequence, a single genomic window includes:
- the LOC121770932 gene encoding pto-interacting protein 1-like yields MGCFSCCEDDDMQKIAGHGQYTTPHTAGNPLAHRATEATPMDRETVTMQPISVSAIPADELKDITDNFGSKSLIGEGSYGRVYHGVLKNGQAAAIKKLDSSKQPDKEFLAQVSMVSRVKHENVVQLLGYNVDGGLRVLAYEYATNGSLHDILHGKKGVKGAQRGPVLSWVQRVKIAVGASKGLEYLHEKAEHHFIHRDIKSSNVLLYDDDVAKIADFDLSNQAPDTAARLHSTRVLGTFGYHAPEYAMTGQLSSKSDVYSFGVVLLELLTGRKPVDHTLPRGQQSLVTWATPKLSEDKVDQCVDGRLGGDYPPKAVAKMAAVAALCVQYEADFRPNMSIVVKALQPLLNASNRNSHL; encoded by the exons ATGGGGTGCTTCTCTTGCTGTGAGGATGATGACATGCAGAAGATTGCTGGTCATGGACAATACACCACACCCCACACTGCAG GCAATCCTTTAGCCCATCGTGCCACTGAAGCAACGCCGATGGACAGAGAGACTGTTACTATGCAGCCGATATCTGTCTCTGCGATTCCAGCTGATGAATTGAAGGATATTACAGATAATTTTGGTTCAAAGTCTTTGATTGGTGAGGGGTCGTACGGGAGGGTGTATCACGGAGTCCTGAAAAATGGACAAGCGGCAGCAATTAAAAAGTTGGACTCTAGCAAGCAGCCTGACAAAGAATTTTTAGCACAG GTCTCTATGGTGTCAAGAGTAAAGCATGAAAATGTGGTTCAACTACTTGGTTATAATGTAGATGGTGGTCTACGAGTTCTGGCCTATGAGTATGCTACGAATGGATCCTTACACGATATTCTTCATG GAAAGAAAGGTGTCAAAGGCGCGCAGAGAGGGCCAGTTCTCTCATGGGTTCAAAGAGTTAAAATTGCTGTTGGGGCCTCAAAAGGATTGGAATACTTGCACGAGAAGGCAGAGCATCATTTTATTCATCGTGACATCAAGTCGAGTAATGTTTTACTTTATGATGATGATGTCGCTAAGATTGCAGATTTCGACTTGTCCAATCAAGCCCCTGACACAGCAGCCCGTCTTCATTCCACTCGTGTTCTTGGGACTTTTGGTTACCACGCACCTGA GTATGCAATGACTGGCCAGCTAAGTTCAAAGAGTGATGTTTACAGTTTTGGTGTGGTACTCCTCGAACTCTTAACTGGCCGTAAACCGGTGGATCATACACTGCCAAGGGGACAACAGAGTCTTGTGACATGG GCCACGCCAAAGCTAAGCGAAGACAAGGTAGACCAGTGTGTTGATGGTAGACTCGGTGGGGATTACCCTCCTAAGGCTGTTGCCAAG ATGGCTGCAGTTGCTGCCTTGTGCGTGCAATACGAAGCAGATTTCCGCCCCAACATGAGCATCGTAGTGAAAGCGCTCCAGCCTTTGCTGAACGCTTCCAACAGGAACAGCCACTTGTGA
- the LOC121770931 gene encoding probable receptor-like protein kinase At2g42960 has product MGSSYNFDLSKKTHIFHLKVWVLVSIFVGIFVVVVMLLLWRCSKSKKKNLAGLIPNVSREIKEIRIEQKKSAGMEEVEYFNVQEEKEKDCDKLLVHFKNEDSFNSSSNDPNAVSVSSPLAGLPELSHLGWGHWFTLRDLEMATNKFSKENVIGEGGYGIVYSGQLINGTVVAVKRLLNNLGQAEKEFRVEVEAIGHVRHKNLVRLLGYCIEGTHRLLVYEYVNNGNLEQWLHGAMAHHGHLTWEGRVKILLGTAKGLAYLHDAIEPKVVHRDIKASNILIDEDFNAKISDFGLAKLLGAGKTHIVTRVMGTFGYVAPEYASSGFLNEKSDVYSFGVLLLESITGRDPVDDSRPVHEKNLVDWLKMMVAAKRADQVLDPNLETRPSTSALKRALLTALRCVDPNAQQRPTMSQVVRMLESDEYPILREGNTRKKDKR; this is encoded by the exons ATGGGTTCGAGTTATAACTTCGACTTATCCAAGAAAACACACATCTTTCATCTCAAGGTGTGGGTCTTAGTGAGCATCTTTGTGGGCATCTTTGTAGTGGTTGTCATGTTGCTGCTATGGCGTTGTAGCAAATCTAAGAAGAAGAATTTAGCTGGGTTGATCCCAAATGTGTCTAGAGAGATCAAGGAGATAAGGATAGAGCAGAAGAAGTCAGCTGGAATGGAAGAAGTGGAATACTTCAATGTGCaggaggagaaggagaaagaCTGTGATAAGCTTTTGGTGCATTTCAAGAATGAGGATTCCTTCAATTCTTCATCAAATGATCCCAATGCTGTCTCTGTGAGTTCCCCTCTAGCTGGCCTACCTGAGCTGTCTCACCTGGGCTGGGGTCACTGGTTTACTCTGAGGGATTTGGAGATGGCAACAAACAAGTTTTCAAAGGAGAATGTTATTGGAGAGGGTGGGTATGGAATTGTGTATAGTGGCCAGCTCATCAATGGTACTGTTGTTGCTGTCAAAAGACTTCTCAACAATTT AGGGCAGGCAGAGAAGGAATTTAGGGTGGAAGTTGAAGCTATTGGCCATGTAAGGCATAAAAACTTGGTCAGACTCTTGGGCTATTGCATTGAAGGCACCCACAG ATTGCTGGTATATGAGTATGTGAACAATGGGAATCTTGAGCAATGGCTTCATGGGGCTATGGCCCACCATGGGCACCTTACATGGGAGGGAAGAGTGAAGATTCTTCTTGGCACAGCTAAGGG TCTTGCATATCTTCATGATGCAATTGAGCCCAAAGTTGTTCATAGAGACATCAAAGCCAGCAATATACTGATTGATGAGGATTTCAATGCTAAAATATCTGATTTTGGACTGGCCAAGTTGCTTGGTGCTGGAAAGACTCATATTGTAACCAGAGTTATGGGTACCTTTGG ATATGTTGCACCAGAATATGCAAGCAGTGGCTTCCTAAATGAGAAGAGTGATGTGTATAGCTTCGGTGTTCTGCTATTGGAGTCCATAACTGGGAGAGATCCCGTGGATGACAGCCGGCCTGTGCACGAGAAAAACCTGGTCGACTGGCTCAAGATGATGGTGGCAGCCAAGCGGGCGGACCAGGTGCTGGACCCCAATCTGGAGACAAGGCCGTCTACGTCTGCCCTGAAAAGAGCTCTTTTGACAGCGTTAAGGTGTGTGGATCCGAATGCGCAGCAAAGACCGACAATGAGCCAGGTGGTCCGAATGCTCGAGTCAGATGAATATCCAATACTAAGAGAG GGTAATACGAGGAAAAAGGACAAGCGTTGA